From Herbiconiux flava, one genomic window encodes:
- a CDS encoding sugar ABC transporter ATP-binding protein gives MSTPTPAPPIATGASTTSASAPQTAPPAAPPAAPPADALLVATDLVKSYGPVKAVQGVTFHCNPGEVLALVGENGAGKSTVAKMLAGAVTPTSGTIIVGGEPLASGSVKQSRLSGVRCAFQELALVPDWTVAENLSLPDGAPLRGFSQKKSVAAASALLKAFDLPHIDPRAAVGTLSLADRQLVEIARALAGKPRLLILDEASSALTPPGVQWLFTRIRELTAAGGSVIYVSHRLGEIAEIADRGTVLRDGQVAGEFVRGGWTDDELISLMAGREAERFFPDPPERTTDAVALSVTELRSDGLDGVSLSLGAGEILGIGGLQGHGQAELLRALFGAAPAVAKEWTIAGRRIKSTTPVRSVRHGLGYVPEDRKREGLALEMSVGENLLAPWLKAYQLGGRPRLAMERGWIDGILSALSVRTRGSNELAGSLSGGNQQKLVFGRWMDRSRTVILLHDPTRGIDVRAKQELYGAIVDLAKQGVGILWFSTEVEELVHVCHRVVVLYQGKVADELTGARLTADAIVGAAVGSTGSISLTTDEEDLR, from the coding sequence GTGTCGACACCGACACCCGCACCCCCCATCGCGACCGGCGCCTCGACGACGTCGGCGAGCGCCCCACAGACCGCCCCGCCGGCTGCCCCTCCCGCCGCCCCTCCCGCCGACGCCCTCCTCGTCGCCACCGACCTGGTGAAGAGCTACGGCCCCGTCAAGGCCGTGCAGGGCGTCACCTTCCACTGCAACCCCGGCGAGGTGCTGGCCCTGGTCGGCGAGAACGGCGCGGGCAAGAGCACCGTGGCCAAGATGCTCGCCGGCGCGGTCACGCCCACCAGCGGCACCATCATCGTCGGCGGCGAGCCGCTCGCGTCGGGCAGCGTCAAGCAGTCCCGCCTCTCGGGCGTGCGCTGCGCCTTCCAGGAGCTGGCCCTCGTGCCCGACTGGACCGTGGCCGAGAACCTCTCCCTCCCCGACGGCGCTCCCCTGCGCGGCTTCTCGCAGAAGAAGTCGGTGGCGGCAGCATCCGCTCTGCTGAAGGCCTTCGACCTCCCCCACATCGACCCCCGCGCCGCCGTCGGCACCCTCTCGCTCGCCGACCGGCAGCTGGTGGAGATCGCCCGCGCCCTCGCCGGCAAGCCCCGCCTGCTCATCCTCGACGAAGCCTCCTCGGCCCTCACGCCGCCCGGCGTGCAGTGGCTGTTCACGCGCATCCGGGAGCTCACCGCCGCCGGCGGCAGCGTGATCTACGTCTCGCACCGCCTGGGCGAGATCGCCGAGATCGCCGACCGCGGCACCGTGCTGCGCGACGGCCAGGTGGCCGGCGAGTTCGTGCGCGGTGGCTGGACCGACGACGAGCTCATCTCCCTCATGGCGGGCCGCGAGGCCGAGCGCTTCTTCCCCGACCCGCCAGAGCGAACCACGGATGCGGTGGCCCTGTCGGTCACCGAGCTCCGTTCCGATGGCCTCGACGGGGTGAGCCTTTCGCTCGGGGCAGGCGAGATCCTCGGCATCGGCGGCCTGCAGGGCCACGGTCAGGCCGAGCTGCTGCGCGCCCTGTTCGGGGCCGCTCCCGCGGTCGCCAAGGAGTGGACGATCGCCGGCCGCCGCATCAAGAGCACCACCCCGGTGCGCTCGGTGCGCCACGGCCTCGGCTACGTTCCCGAAGACCGCAAGCGCGAGGGCCTGGCCCTCGAGATGAGCGTCGGCGAGAACCTCCTCGCCCCCTGGCTGAAGGCCTACCAGCTCGGCGGGCGACCCCGCCTGGCGATGGAGCGAGGCTGGATCGACGGCATCCTGAGCGCTCTCTCGGTGCGCACCCGCGGCTCGAACGAGCTGGCCGGATCGCTCTCGGGCGGCAACCAGCAGAAGCTCGTGTTCGGTCGCTGGATGGATCGCTCGCGGACGGTCATTCTGCTGCACGACCCCACCCGCGGCATCGACGTGCGCGCCAAGCAGGAGCTCTACGGGGCGATCGTCGACCTCGCGAAGCAGGGTGTCGGCATCCTGTGGTTCTCCACCGAGGTGGAGGAGCTCGTGCACGTCTGCCACCGGGTGGTCGTGCTCTACCAGGGCAAGGTCGCCGACGAGCTCACCGGTGCGCGGCTGACGGCCGATGCGATCGTCGGCGCCGCGGTCGGCTCGACCGGCTCCATCAGTCTCACCACCGACGAGGAGGACCTCCGATGA
- a CDS encoding substrate-binding domain-containing protein, which yields MQRPQHARHFARGAAVLAAASSLALLAGCTSAPAEGGGTDAAGGDDGKFVIGFEQPLGGQAWREMGLASLQALAASPEYKDKVEVKIVRTNDNDAAQQNAAMQNLIADGVDLILFDPASSSGADAAITQASAQGIPVIANGGPYDSDDVYVVSTDWANAGTIGADWLLENLGDDKNIAVLEGLAGVPLNEGTMPGVIETLEGGGATVVAQDTNGWNEATAQEAMSNILRSNPDVGGVYSFLTGGQGVPEAFKAAGLPFVPVVGGSGYNGEACTLAEYAPEGLTGNMVFGQPAIYAKGLEQAVALLEGEEIEKEQYFPPLEITEENAADFCLADKPNNFQLGYDFPGLDLTLDQVMEFYSGS from the coding sequence ATGCAGCGACCCCAGCACGCCCGTCACTTCGCGAGGGGAGCCGCCGTCCTCGCGGCCGCCTCCTCGCTCGCCCTTCTCGCCGGCTGCACCAGCGCCCCGGCCGAAGGCGGAGGCACCGACGCCGCCGGCGGCGACGACGGCAAGTTCGTCATCGGCTTCGAGCAGCCCCTCGGCGGCCAGGCCTGGCGCGAGATGGGCCTCGCCTCGCTGCAGGCCCTCGCCGCCTCCCCCGAGTACAAGGACAAGGTCGAGGTCAAGATCGTCCGCACCAACGACAACGACGCGGCCCAGCAGAACGCGGCGATGCAGAACCTGATCGCCGACGGCGTCGACCTGATCCTGTTCGACCCGGCCTCGTCCTCCGGCGCCGACGCCGCCATCACCCAGGCGTCGGCGCAGGGCATCCCGGTCATCGCCAACGGCGGCCCCTACGACAGCGACGACGTCTACGTGGTCTCGACCGACTGGGCGAACGCCGGCACGATCGGCGCCGACTGGCTGCTCGAGAACCTCGGCGACGACAAGAACATCGCGGTGCTCGAGGGCCTCGCCGGCGTGCCGCTGAACGAGGGCACGATGCCCGGCGTGATCGAGACGCTCGAGGGCGGCGGCGCGACCGTCGTGGCGCAGGACACCAACGGCTGGAACGAGGCCACCGCCCAGGAGGCGATGTCGAACATCCTGCGCTCCAACCCCGACGTCGGCGGCGTCTACTCCTTCCTCACCGGAGGACAGGGCGTTCCGGAGGCCTTCAAGGCGGCCGGGCTCCCCTTCGTGCCGGTCGTCGGCGGCTCCGGCTACAACGGCGAGGCCTGCACCCTGGCCGAGTACGCGCCCGAGGGCCTCACGGGCAACATGGTCTTCGGCCAGCCCGCCATCTACGCGAAGGGCCTCGAGCAGGCCGTCGCGCTGCTCGAGGGCGAGGAGATCGAGAAGGAGCAGTACTTCCCGCCGCTCGAGATCACCGAGGAGAACGCGGCCGACTTCTGCCTGGCCGACAAGCCGAACAACTTCCAGCTCGGCTACGACTTCCCGGGCCTCGACCTGACGCTCGACCAGGTCATGGAGTTCTACTCGGGCTCCTGA
- a CDS encoding phosphotriesterase family protein, whose amino-acid sequence MTSGTSGGTPVRSVVRTVLGDVEPDSLGTLDYHEHLFQISPLLAGDELDDELLSGREAASLLAGGMQAMVDATPTGLGRDVEATARISASTGLAVVHTTGLHHSGHYPAGHPLLEMPAERLAETFVADVVSGFRVADGRPAAAPDGSPVRAGVVKAGIRYWSIGAFESRALEAAAATSTTTGCAVMVHLDFGSATHEVLDRLDTLGVAADRVVLAHVDRNLDPGLHLELAARGAYLGYDGPARHREAPDSAILDCLSRVVDGGGAARMLVGGDVARRSRYVAYGGMPGLEYLPKRFLPRLRERLTREDYDRVTRANGARLLALPALLACAP is encoded by the coding sequence GTGACCTCCGGCACCTCCGGCGGCACCCCCGTCCGCTCCGTCGTGCGCACCGTGCTCGGCGACGTCGAGCCCGACTCGCTCGGAACCCTCGACTACCACGAGCACCTCTTCCAGATCTCGCCGCTGCTCGCCGGCGACGAGCTCGACGATGAACTGCTCTCGGGCCGCGAAGCCGCCTCGCTCCTAGCGGGCGGGATGCAGGCCATGGTCGACGCCACCCCGACCGGGCTCGGCCGCGACGTCGAGGCGACGGCCCGCATCAGCGCGTCGACGGGTCTCGCCGTCGTGCACACGACCGGACTGCACCATTCGGGGCACTACCCGGCCGGGCATCCGCTGCTCGAGATGCCGGCCGAGCGGCTGGCCGAGACGTTCGTCGCCGACGTGGTCTCGGGCTTCCGGGTCGCCGACGGCAGGCCGGCCGCGGCGCCGGACGGTTCGCCCGTGCGGGCGGGCGTCGTCAAGGCGGGCATCCGGTACTGGTCGATCGGTGCCTTCGAGAGCCGAGCCCTCGAGGCGGCTGCGGCCACGAGCACGACCACCGGATGCGCCGTGATGGTGCATCTCGACTTCGGCTCGGCGACGCACGAGGTGCTCGACCGGCTCGACACCCTCGGGGTCGCCGCCGATCGCGTGGTGCTCGCGCACGTCGACCGCAACCTCGATCCCGGGCTGCACCTCGAGCTCGCCGCGCGCGGCGCGTACCTCGGCTACGACGGCCCGGCACGTCACCGCGAGGCGCCGGACTCGGCTATCCTCGACTGCCTCTCGCGCGTGGTCGACGGGGGCGGAGCCGCCCGGATGCTGGTCGGCGGCGACGTCGCCCGGCGATCGCGCTACGTCGCCTACGGCGGGATGCCCGGCCTGGAGTACCTGCCGAAGCGCTTCCTGCCCCGCCTCCGCGAGCGGCTGACGCGGGAAGACTACGACCGCGTCACCCGGGCCAACGGTGCTCGGCTGCTCGCGCTCCCGGCACTCCTCGCTTGCGCCCCCTGA
- a CDS encoding SDR family NAD(P)-dependent oxidoreductase: MQDKVAIITGAGGALGRATALRLGADGFAIGALGRASADLAETAAQLEAEGFPVRMLEVDLRDSDAIEAAVAGTERDFGPVGALINNAAIYPSTPFLEIPLAEYDDVVTVNQRGYFYAAQVAARGMVARRSGAIVNVGSITWHGGWSNLASYVSTKGAAVALTRALARELGEHGIRVNAVSPGAFPTKAEEIQGDAAEYSAHVIEHQALKRRGSDAELAAVVSFLVGPDSSFVTGQTINVDGGWIME; this comes from the coding sequence GTGCAGGACAAGGTAGCGATCATCACGGGTGCGGGCGGCGCGCTCGGCCGGGCGACGGCACTGAGGCTGGGGGCCGACGGGTTCGCCATCGGCGCGCTGGGCCGGGCGAGCGCGGATCTGGCCGAGACCGCCGCGCAGCTGGAGGCCGAGGGCTTCCCGGTGCGGATGCTCGAGGTCGACCTGCGCGACTCCGACGCCATCGAGGCGGCCGTCGCCGGCACCGAACGGGACTTCGGCCCCGTCGGGGCGCTGATCAACAATGCGGCGATCTACCCCAGCACCCCCTTCCTCGAGATCCCGCTGGCCGAGTACGACGACGTCGTCACGGTGAACCAGCGCGGCTACTTCTACGCCGCCCAGGTGGCGGCGCGCGGCATGGTCGCGCGCCGCTCCGGCGCCATCGTGAACGTCGGCAGCATCACCTGGCACGGCGGCTGGTCGAACCTCGCGAGCTACGTCTCGACCAAGGGTGCGGCCGTCGCGCTGACCCGGGCGCTCGCCCGGGAGCTCGGCGAGCACGGCATCCGGGTGAACGCGGTCTCGCCCGGCGCGTTCCCCACGAAGGCCGAGGAGATCCAGGGCGACGCGGCCGAGTACTCCGCGCACGTCATCGAGCACCAGGCGCTCAAGCGCCGGGGGAGCGACGCCGAGCTCGCGGCCGTCGTATCGTTCCTGGTGGGCCCCGACTCGTCGTTCGTCACGGGCCAGACCATCAACGTCGACGGCGGCTGGATCATGGAATGA
- a CDS encoding Gfo/Idh/MocA family protein, whose amino-acid sequence MTSTTTPGQAQAPAAAEATAEAEAAADEAAVSFEPDVPIRTRSHRIGCVGAGAIMADQHLEAYRQAGFPVVAIASRTPANARAVAERYGIPKVHDTVDALLADTDVEILDIAFPPDQQPAIIRAALAQPHIKAVLAQKPLALDLDEAIALRDEAAAAGTVLSVNQNMRYDQSIRVLKQLLDAGVLGDPVFAQIDMHAVPHWQGFLEGYDRLTLANMSVHHLDALRFLFGDPSEISTVTRRDPRTTFEHEDGIVVSTLRFPGDVLALSVEDVWGGPREEGFDDDFFIRWRVEGTAGIAQGTIGWPHGVPSSIRYASTHATGGQWVEPSWDTHWFPHAFIGVMEQVQHAVETGTAPELSVADNVRTMALIEAGYRSIAEKRPVRLDEFPV is encoded by the coding sequence GTGACCTCGACGACGACACCCGGCCAGGCCCAGGCCCCGGCAGCCGCAGAGGCGACCGCGGAGGCGGAGGCAGCGGCAGACGAGGCGGCCGTGAGCTTCGAGCCCGATGTGCCGATCCGCACCCGCAGCCACCGCATCGGCTGCGTCGGAGCCGGCGCGATCATGGCCGACCAGCACCTCGAGGCCTACCGGCAGGCGGGCTTCCCCGTGGTCGCCATCGCGTCCCGCACCCCGGCGAACGCCCGGGCGGTGGCGGAGCGCTACGGCATCCCGAAGGTGCACGACACCGTCGACGCGCTGCTCGCCGACACCGACGTGGAGATCCTCGACATCGCGTTCCCGCCCGACCAGCAGCCGGCGATCATCCGCGCTGCCCTGGCGCAGCCGCACATCAAGGCGGTGCTCGCGCAGAAGCCGCTGGCGCTCGACCTCGACGAGGCGATCGCCCTGCGCGACGAGGCTGCCGCGGCGGGCACCGTCCTGAGCGTCAACCAGAACATGCGCTACGACCAGTCGATCCGCGTGCTGAAGCAACTGCTCGACGCGGGCGTGCTCGGCGACCCGGTCTTCGCCCAGATCGACATGCACGCCGTGCCGCACTGGCAGGGCTTCCTCGAGGGCTACGACCGGCTCACGCTCGCCAACATGAGCGTGCACCACCTCGACGCCCTGCGCTTCCTGTTCGGCGACCCCTCCGAGATCTCGACCGTGACCCGCCGCGATCCGCGCACGACGTTCGAGCACGAGGACGGGATCGTCGTGTCGACCCTGCGCTTCCCCGGCGACGTGCTGGCGCTCAGCGTCGAGGACGTCTGGGGCGGCCCCCGCGAGGAGGGCTTCGACGACGACTTCTTCATCCGCTGGCGGGTGGAGGGCACCGCGGGCATCGCGCAGGGCACCATCGGCTGGCCGCACGGGGTGCCGTCGAGCATCCGCTACGCCTCGACCCACGCCACCGGAGGCCAATGGGTGGAGCCGAGCTGGGACACGCACTGGTTCCCGCACGCCTTCATCGGCGTGATGGAGCAGGTGCAGCACGCCGTCGAGACCGGCACGGCCCCCGAGCTCAGCGTCGCCGACAACGTGCGCACCATGGCGCTGATCGAGGCGGGCTACCGCTCGATCGCCGAGAAGCGCCCGGTGCGCCTCGACGAGTTCCCCGTCTGA
- a CDS encoding zinc-dependent alcohol dehydrogenase family protein has product MKAIVYDAPGSFALADIPTPVPGEHDVLLRVIVAGVCGTDLHLHDGEFGPTYPLIPGHEIVGEIVELGSGVDARGLGLSVGDRVTFDNTAACGHCDECRRARPAFCRHLLAQGVNAPGGFAEFVVASADRCFVVNDLDPEVAVFAEPTACVVHGLDVLALTPGADVLLFGAGPTGLLLAQLLRASGAGRVTVAAPTAAKLDLASRQGADRVVQVARGADSTADLLARTGGVGYDVVIDATGAVPVLSHAIELTRTGGTVFVYGMTSETAELPILPYEVFRRELTMKGSFAQQFSFDRALAALRVGRIDTTDMITHRFGLEDYADALAAVADSRCIKAIIQPGGPAK; this is encoded by the coding sequence ATGAAAGCCATCGTCTACGACGCGCCCGGCAGCTTCGCGCTCGCCGACATCCCCACCCCCGTTCCCGGTGAGCACGACGTGCTGCTGCGCGTGATCGTCGCGGGGGTGTGTGGCACCGATCTGCACCTGCACGACGGCGAGTTCGGCCCCACCTATCCGCTCATTCCGGGCCACGAGATCGTGGGCGAGATCGTCGAGCTGGGCTCGGGGGTCGACGCACGCGGGCTCGGGCTCTCGGTCGGCGACCGGGTCACGTTCGACAACACCGCGGCCTGCGGGCACTGCGACGAGTGCCGACGGGCGCGGCCCGCGTTCTGCCGCCACCTCCTCGCCCAGGGCGTGAACGCGCCCGGCGGCTTCGCGGAGTTCGTGGTGGCCTCGGCCGATCGGTGCTTCGTGGTGAACGACCTCGATCCCGAGGTCGCCGTGTTCGCCGAGCCCACCGCCTGTGTCGTGCACGGCCTCGACGTGCTGGCGCTCACGCCCGGCGCCGACGTGCTGCTGTTCGGAGCCGGACCGACGGGGTTGCTTCTGGCCCAGCTGCTGCGCGCCTCGGGCGCCGGACGGGTGACCGTCGCGGCACCCACCGCCGCCAAGCTCGACCTCGCCTCGCGCCAGGGGGCCGACCGCGTCGTGCAGGTCGCCCGGGGCGCCGACTCGACCGCCGACCTCCTGGCCCGGACCGGCGGGGTCGGCTACGACGTCGTCATCGACGCGACCGGCGCCGTGCCCGTGCTCTCGCATGCCATCGAGCTCACCCGCACGGGCGGCACGGTCTTCGTCTACGGCATGACGTCGGAGACCGCCGAGCTGCCGATCCTGCCGTATGAGGTCTTCCGCCGCGAACTCACCATGAAGGGATCGTTCGCCCAGCAGTTCTCGTTCGACCGAGCTCTTGCTGCGCTCCGGGTCGGCCGGATCGACACCACAGACATGATCACGCACCGGTTCGGGCTTGAGGACTATGCAGATGCACTAGCGGCCGTTGCCGACAGCCGATGCATCAAAGCAATCATCCAACCAGGTGGTCCCGCAAAGTAG
- a CDS encoding ABC transporter permease: MTTVAPPSSPSPSASPSPDAGTSTTGAVGRPSVGSILGRVPRAVWPLVAFLVLFAIGGLIRPNLVTVESLIGTATFAIILAIASFGQTIAVIQAGIDLSVPNTIGLSALAFLALVGPLGPLGAFVAALAAGAVIGFFNGAVIAKLGLTPIVTTIAMNGLLFGVILLAFNFSELTVTPDFVIAITSAKLSVLGISVPAVLPLGLALMVVLQLVLSFTGWGRSLFVVGAAAETARLAGLPVDRIRITGYMLSGALAAFAGIVIVGYYQQASATMGASYLLSSVAAVVVGGASIFGGRGSVVGTVGGALVLAQVATLVTVLNLGSNIQQLIYGAIILVVISLYGRRRAA, encoded by the coding sequence ATGACCACCGTCGCTCCTCCCTCATCCCCGTCGCCGTCGGCCTCTCCGTCTCCGGATGCGGGCACGTCGACCACGGGCGCCGTCGGCAGGCCGTCGGTCGGTTCGATCCTGGGCCGGGTTCCCCGCGCCGTCTGGCCGCTCGTGGCGTTCCTGGTGCTGTTCGCGATCGGCGGGCTGATCCGGCCCAACCTGGTGACCGTGGAGTCGCTGATCGGCACGGCGACCTTCGCGATCATCCTGGCCATCGCCTCGTTCGGGCAGACGATCGCGGTCATCCAGGCGGGCATCGACCTCTCGGTGCCGAACACGATCGGCCTGTCGGCGCTGGCCTTCCTGGCGCTGGTCGGGCCGCTCGGCCCGCTCGGCGCCTTCGTGGCGGCACTGGCGGCGGGTGCGGTGATCGGATTCTTCAACGGGGCGGTGATCGCCAAACTCGGGCTCACGCCGATCGTCACGACGATCGCGATGAACGGGTTGCTGTTCGGTGTGATCCTCTTGGCGTTCAACTTCTCGGAGCTGACCGTCACGCCCGACTTCGTGATCGCCATCACCTCGGCCAAGCTCTCCGTGCTCGGCATCTCCGTGCCCGCCGTGCTCCCGCTCGGCCTAGCCCTGATGGTGGTGCTGCAGCTGGTGCTCTCGTTCACCGGCTGGGGCCGCTCGCTGTTCGTGGTGGGAGCCGCGGCCGAGACCGCGCGACTGGCGGGGCTGCCGGTCGACCGCATCCGCATCACCGGCTACATGCTGAGCGGCGCCCTCGCGGCCTTCGCCGGCATCGTGATCGTGGGCTACTACCAGCAGGCCTCGGCCACGATGGGCGCGAGCTACCTGCTCTCGTCGGTGGCGGCGGTCGTCGTCGGTGGCGCCTCGATCTTCGGCGGCCGCGGCTCGGTCGTCGGCACCGTGGGCGGGGCACTCGTGCTGGCGCAGGTGGCGACGCTGGTCACCGTGCTGAACCTGGGCTCAAACATCCAGCAGCTCATCTACGGGGCGATCATCCTCGTGGTCATCTCGCTGTACGGGCGGCGCCGGGCCGCCTGA
- a CDS encoding ABC transporter permease encodes MTAISPPSTPRTPSATSASSAPPPPPRRRGWNSTGITRLRREGAIAPIAAFVVFFVVYVIINPELLTRFQLQTASNLVVPLALVALGQLVVVLVGGIDISIGAIMSLCNVVFATQLLTLPVPVAILLAVLVGLGCGLFNGFLVAYAGLPAIAVTLASAFIFGSLAREVLDRPGGGVTKEIYLATSGELLPFVPVALVWLAVIAVGLWLLLQRTALGRHIYGVGSNMESVRAAGINARLTKLLAFGLAGVLTSFGAMMLASSTVTGDPRSGDPYLLSSIAAVALAGAAFTGGRGSIIGTILAACTLGLIGNLLFFAGVNSYWQYVISALIIVAVVGLPVVWRKVAFRVKGIRS; translated from the coding sequence ATGACCGCCATCTCCCCGCCGAGCACGCCGCGCACACCGTCCGCGACGTCGGCGTCATCCGCGCCGCCTCCGCCGCCGCGCCGTCGCGGCTGGAACAGCACCGGCATCACCCGCCTGCGCCGTGAGGGTGCCATCGCGCCGATCGCCGCGTTCGTGGTGTTCTTCGTGGTGTACGTCATCATCAACCCCGAGCTGCTCACGCGGTTCCAGCTGCAGACGGCCTCGAACCTCGTGGTGCCGCTCGCGCTGGTGGCGCTCGGGCAGCTCGTGGTGGTGCTGGTCGGCGGCATCGACATCTCCATCGGCGCCATCATGAGCCTCTGCAACGTGGTGTTCGCCACGCAGCTGCTCACCCTGCCGGTGCCCGTGGCGATCCTGCTCGCGGTGCTGGTGGGGCTCGGATGCGGCCTGTTCAACGGCTTCCTCGTCGCGTACGCCGGGTTGCCGGCCATCGCGGTGACGCTGGCGAGCGCGTTCATCTTCGGCTCGCTGGCCCGCGAGGTGCTCGACCGGCCGGGCGGCGGCGTCACGAAGGAGATCTACCTCGCCACGAGCGGAGAGCTGCTGCCCTTCGTGCCGGTGGCGCTGGTGTGGCTCGCGGTGATCGCCGTGGGGCTGTGGCTGCTGCTGCAGCGCACGGCACTCGGCCGGCACATCTACGGGGTGGGATCGAACATGGAGAGCGTGCGCGCCGCCGGCATCAACGCCCGGCTCACCAAGCTGCTCGCCTTCGGGCTGGCCGGCGTGCTGACCTCGTTCGGCGCCATGATGCTCGCCTCCTCGACCGTCACGGGCGACCCGCGCTCGGGCGACCCGTACCTCCTGTCGTCGATCGCCGCCGTGGCCCTCGCGGGCGCCGCCTTCACCGGTGGGCGCGGCAGCATCATCGGCACCATCCTGGCGGCCTGCACCCTGGGGCTCATCGGCAACCTGCTGTTCTTCGCCGGGGTCAATTCGTACTGGCAGTACGTCATCAGCGCACTGATCATCGTGGCGGTCGTGGGGCTGCCCGTCGTGTGGCGCAAAGTCGCGTTCCGCGTGAAGGGAATCCGTTCATGA
- a CDS encoding sugar phosphate isomerase/epimerase family protein — protein sequence MIQLGIFTAYYPYDLKTTAEKIRAHGFNTVQLDLHFKDLDLGAGQITKEKAKLVSDTFRDHDLPISAISGYTNIVHPDPEHRKANVEYLKEIIRNARNFGSKYVISESGTFNAESEWDHDPHNRSEDAYEQVRTVLAELAQTAYDHGATFLLETYVNNVIGSVRETARVFNDIRTPGLELLMDPTNYFDATNIDDQAGVLNEVFDVLGDRVRVAHAKDVKRAGDDKSEKHADIGDDDALASHTFRGVGEIELPAAGLGSLDYDLYLQRLSEQNPNAPLIIEHLDESDIPRAKQFVVDTLKKYNI from the coding sequence ATGATTCAGCTCGGCATCTTCACCGCCTACTACCCCTACGACCTCAAGACCACCGCGGAGAAGATCCGCGCGCACGGCTTCAACACCGTGCAGCTCGACCTGCACTTCAAGGATCTCGACCTCGGCGCCGGCCAGATCACCAAGGAGAAGGCGAAGCTCGTCAGCGACACCTTCCGCGACCACGACCTGCCGATCTCGGCCATCTCGGGCTACACGAACATCGTGCATCCCGACCCCGAGCACCGGAAGGCGAACGTCGAGTACCTCAAGGAGATCATCCGCAACGCCCGCAACTTCGGCTCGAAGTACGTGATCTCCGAGTCGGGCACCTTCAACGCCGAGAGCGAGTGGGACCACGACCCGCACAACCGCTCCGAGGACGCCTACGAGCAGGTGCGCACCGTGCTCGCCGAGCTGGCGCAGACCGCGTACGACCACGGCGCGACCTTCCTGCTCGAGACCTACGTGAACAACGTGATCGGCTCGGTGCGCGAGACCGCCCGCGTCTTCAACGACATCCGCACCCCGGGCCTCGAGCTGCTGATGGACCCGACCAACTACTTCGACGCCACCAACATCGACGATCAGGCCGGCGTGCTGAACGAGGTCTTCGACGTGCTCGGCGACCGGGTGCGCGTGGCGCACGCCAAGGACGTCAAGCGCGCGGGCGACGACAAGAGCGAGAAGCACGCCGACATCGGCGACGACGACGCGCTCGCCTCGCACACCTTCCGGGGCGTCGGCGAGATCGAGCTGCCGGCCGCGGGCCTCGGCTCGCTCGACTACGACCTCTACCTGCAGCGCCTCAGCGAGCAGAACCCGAACGCTCCCCTGATCATCGAGCACCTCGACGAGAGCGACATCCCGCGGGCCAAGCAGTTCGTCGTCGATACGCTCAAGAAGTACAACATCTGA